The Oncorhynchus tshawytscha isolate Ot180627B linkage group LG18, Otsh_v2.0, whole genome shotgun sequence genome has a window encoding:
- the LOC112218067 gene encoding trace amine-associated receptor 1-like produces MERGISLSKADIVENIFLCFESVNGSCKRSIFPPTIRVLLYLLLGSMSVLTVCGNLLVIIPIIHFKQLHTPTNYLILSLAVSDLLLGVLVMPPRMVYSVESCWYFGDLFCKIQTSTDVMLSNTSILNLCFISIDRYYAVCRPLLYRTKITVHFVLIMMLVIWTGSAIVVFGIVFLGINIWGMEDFYYNNVACEGECSLFTHC; encoded by the exons ATGGAACGAGGAATCAGTCTCAGCAAGGCTGATATTGTTGAgaatatatttctatgttttgagtCAGTGAATGGGTCTTGCAAAAGGTCAATCTTTCCTCCAACAATACGAGTATTACTTTATCTCTTACTTGGCTCAATGTCTGTTCTCACAGTGTGTGGCAACCTTCTTGTAATCATCCCCATCATTCACTTCAAACAGCTCCACACCccaaccaactacctcatcctctctctggctgtgtcagaCCTCCTCTTGGGGGTTTTAGTGATGCCTCCCAGAATGGTATATTCAGTGGAAAGCTGCTGGTATTTTGGAGATTTATTCTGTAAAATCCAAACCAGCACTGATGTTATGTTGAGCAATACATCCATTCTTAACTTGTGTTTTATTTCTATTGATAGGTATTATGCAGTGTGTCGCCCTCTCCTTTACAGAACTAAAATAACTGTTCACTTTGTTCTGATTATGATGCTGGTCATCTGGACTGGTTCTGCTATAGTAGTGTTTGGAATAGTATTTCTGGGGATCAATATTTGGGGCATGGAGGATTTTTACTATAATAATGTTGCCTGTGAGGGAGAATGT tccctgttcactcattgc